In the Methanobacterium sp. genome, TTTTTTACGAGGTTCATAGATACATATAGAACCAGAAGTGTGTCCTGGAGTATGGAGTACCTTTAAAAACCAGTTTCCAAGGTCTATAATGTTGGTATTTTCCATCCAGAGATGTACATGGTATCCTTTAGGGTCATGACCGTGTGCACGGCATAGAAGGACCTCATCATCAGCAGATATTATTTTAGTGGCAGCATAGCGGTGAGTTAATATTGAAACCTTTTGCTGGAGATATATATTTGCTCCAAAGTGATCCACGTGCTCATGGGTATTGATTATCATGTTTAACTGGTTTGTTTTTATCCCTATTTTTTCGAGATCTTTTTTAAGTATTCCAAACTTTTGATTTATTCCTGAATCAATTAAAACATTCATTTTGTCCCCTAAAATAAGGTAAGAGGTACAGCCAGGCTTACCTGTCCTAATCATGTACAGACCAGGCATTGTTTCATCGTACATTCAAATATCACCTTAAATTAGAAGTTTAATACATCTAAATCAATAAACCATTTTCTGATTTCAATTCATGTAGTTTTAGTAAAATTAAAGAATTTTAAAGCTTTTTGGTGCTAATAACATAAAATAAGATGATAAAAAAAGAAGCTGGGGGGTTGATTTTTAAAATCAACCTTTATACATATTTTTAACTTTTATACAGCTCCTTCCCCTCTTTCACCAGTTCTTATTCTTACAACGTCTTCTACTGGTGATATGAATATTTTACCATCCCCAATATCTCCAGTTTTCGCTGTTTTAACGATGGTTTGAATAACTTTTTCAGCATCTTCGTCTTTAACGATGATTTCCAGTCTTGTTTTTGGTAAAAGATCTATTCTGTAGTCACGCCCTCTGTAACTTTCTGTTATTCCAAGCTGTCTTCCGCGTCCTTTTACTTCAGTAACCGTTAACCCGTGGCATTCAATTTCTTCAAGAGCTGTTTTAACACTTTCTAACTTTTCTGGTCTAATTATGGCAATTATTTCTTTCATAATAATCACATCCCATAATTTTTATTTATGTTCTTTCTTCTTCAGGGTATGCTGAGAGATTGTGTTCTGCTAAATCCAATCCCATTTTTTCTTCCTCTTCTGAGACTCTTATACCGCCTGTGAAGAAACCAACTACTTTTCCTAAGATTAATCCAAATCCTAATCCATAAGCAATGACTACTACGACTGCGATTATCTGATTTATAAGGTTTACATCACCAGTTCCTCCTAAAGCTGTCATACCAAAGACACCTGCAAGAACTGCTCCAAGTACTCCTGCAGTTCCGTGAACAGAAACTACACCACACACATCGTCAATTCCCCATTTTTCCATTAATTTGAAGACTAATGGCACCTGTATACCTGCTAAAATACCGATTATAAGAGCACCTATGGGGCTTACTATATTTGTACCCGCACAGATAGCAACTAATCCTGCAACTAAACCGTTAGGTGTAAATAGAACATCTTTCTTTGATGCTAATAGTGCACCTAAACCTCCTCCTGCCATGGAAAGTGTTGTAGTAGCAGCCACAAGGCCGGATATTTCATTTAATGCCAGTGAACTACCTACATTAAAACCATACCATCCTACTGCCAGTATAAATGCACCAGACATGGCCATTGGTATGCTGTGACCAGGCATTGGAATTGGCTTACCATTTACAAATCTACCGATCCTTGGTCCAAGTGCTATTATCAATCCAAGTGCCAGGAATCCTCCAAGGGCGTGGACGTTAAGACTACCTGCATAATCAGTGAATGGAATTATTTCTGCACCCCATGGTCCAAGATAGACAAATAATGGGTACAAAAGACCTGTTGTTATGGCTGATGCTATAATATATGATTTAAGTTTCATTCTTTCTGCAACACCGCCAGATGCTATGGTAGCTGCTGTTGCTGCAAATACCAGTCCAAAGAACCATCCGGCTAGTTCAATTCCATTATTTTCAATGAAAGTCGCTGTTCCAAATATTCGACCCCACCATTCGATAAATGAACCTATGTCCAATGACGTTGTTAAAATATATCCTACAAATAGCCAGGATACACCACCAATAAGCCAGTCTGCAACGTTTTTCATCATAACGTTGTTCACATTTTTTTTCCTCACCTGTCCGCTTTCAAGCATCAAGAATCCCCATTGCATCATGAATACAAGGGCACCGAACACTACTAAAAAGAAGACATCACTAGCATTTGCAATAACAGTTAAACCATCCACAATATTGGGTATAGTAGTTACGTCTTTAAAAATTTCTGCTGTAACCATTTAGTAACCTCCTTTTTTTGTAAATATTAATAAAAATTGTTTATTTAAAAAGCTTTAATCAAAGTTTAATAGATGTTTTGAAATTTTGTTTAAGTTTAATACCTGCTTAGCTCGCCTTCAGATTATCTCCCTCCCTCGGATATCGGTAACCTACTTCCGATATAAGGAAATTGATTTTGATCCTTTATAAATCTTTTGGTTAAGACTTTTCAAGATCGGCTTTTCCATACCAAAATCGAATATATTCCATATAGCAAACCCTAATATTATTAAGTAAGCATTATAATACCAAAAATAGTAAAAAGCCAAAATATATAAGGAATTAATACAGTTATACGAATTTATTATTAAGTTTAGATAAAATGAATCTGGCACTAGCTATGGAAGAAAATATAACTCCTTTAAACTCTCTTGTTGACCAAATTGTAGATGAAATGATCGAAAAAAATTGAAATTAGATATGAACGATCTGTAAATAAATCTGATTTTATTATAACTAAGCCCAATTAAAGAAGCAATTTAGGAGAAATCAGAGGAAATTTAGCTAAAGCAGAAAAAGAAACTTTTGTATGCTCTCCATAGATAACATACCTTGTATATGAATTTAAAGAATTTAATAAGAATATATTGTTGTTTCAAAAAAGTAGTTTTTACTAAAATGTTCCTACCATTTATTAAAATCAGAGGAACTAATCAATTTTAAAGAATTATTCTCGAAAAGATGGATAGTATCTTCTTTATTAAACAAAATCTGCATTTTTAACTCTGCTTGATCTTTTTCAGGTAAATATTTAATAAATTTGTTTTTCACAAATTTTTCTGTTTTATCAAGCATAAATTTTTCTAATTCTTTTTCACCTAAAATATCTTTAATATTAATAGCTATATGTTCAATATCACTCATTTTTAAGCTTTTTTTGAATTTAAAGGAAGTATAATAGGGAGTATCTCGAATAAAGTATATATCATGATAAATCTTGAAAATTGAGGATATTAAAGCATTAACTTTATGGCCTGCAAAAGTATAGATAAAAACTTTGCTCTCGGTTAGAGAAAATTCAACAGGCATAGTACCTTTTTTAAAACCTGATTTCATGGCTTTATTTTCAAGTTTTTTAACTATATCCCGACTGAACTCATCAAAATCTTTTAAAATCTCTTTATCATAATTTGAAAGCAAAACATCATAGATTTTTCTGGTTAATAAATAATCCATGACTCCTCCTTCAGTATACCAGTCCGGGACATTTCCTTTTTTTGTTTTTTTAACTTTCAGTCTGAATTTATCATGATCAATTTTATCCACTGCCCAGACTTCTCCACATAAAACAAAATTAGAGCCTTCTTTCAAGAAATTAACAACAAAGAAAGAATCCAGGCTGCCAATGGTTCTAAGCCCTTCTTGAACTGTAAATTCATAGCTGGGCCAAAATACACTGTAAAACTCTAAAAAATTTCGTTTTCCAAATTCTTTTTCAAAATTATAACCAAGGCTAAGATAAGGACCCTTTTCCTCTATAAACTCTTTTTCAACCAAATCTTTTATAAAATCCTTATATTCCTCTTTTTGGATATTAGAAAATACATAGGAATTTTTAAGAATAAAAAAGAGATTTTTTTTCTTTATTCTCCCATATTCAAAAATTGTACTTAATATTTGATGAAAATAGATGTCCTTTGGCTTTTCGGGAATTTTAATATTCTCTAACTTTTTTTCTCCAGCTAAAGAGATTTCAGCAAGGGATTTAATGACTTCCTTCTCATCGTCACAAAGAATTATTGTCCTTTGGACTTTGGATCTTCTACCGCTTCTTCCAACCTTTTGTAGAAAAGAACTAACATTTGAAGGCGGATTTTTCTGCAAAACAATATCTATATTTCCTATATCAATTCCAAGCTCTAAAGTACTGGTACTTATCATTAAACCATTTTTAAATTGTTTAAATTTTTCTTCACTCTCTTCCCTTGAATCCTTATGAATTGAAGAGTGATGAATGAAAATATTTTTGATTTTCAAATGTTTTTTAAATAAATTATGGTATTTTTCAGCTTCTTTGCGGGAATGCACGAAAAATAATATCTTTTTATCTAAATACTTGCTTATTACTTGATATATTTTAGGATCATCCCCATAAATCACTTTATATTGAAATTTCCTTTCACTTTTATCGGTTACAATTTCTGCATTTTCGTTGAATGTCAACCAATTTAAAACGGTTTCTGGATTGCCAACTGTGGCTGATAATCCGATCTTAGAAATATTATTATTAGAATATTCTTTAATTCTACTGTTTACAATGGAATTAAGCTGTATTCCTCTATCTGAATCTGCAAAATAGTGGATTTCATCTACTATTACATACTTTAAATTTTTAAAAATAGCATTTTTTGTGTCATTTGATTTATTCATTAAAATAACTTCTAATGATTCAGGAGTTATTAAAAGGATATCTGCAGGTTTTTTAATGAACGATGCCTTATTTGATGAAGGAACGTCACCATGCCATTTCATCACGCTAAGATCAAATTGATCTGACCAAAATTCAATTCTTTGATGCATATCATTAATAAGAGCTTTAAGGGGAGATACATAAAGCACGCTCATAGGTTTTAGGCTATTTTTGAGAATATCATCAAAAATAGGGATGAAAACAGATTCAGTTTTGCCTGAAGCAGTTGGAGCAATAACCAGAATGTCTTTTTGTTCTCTAAAGTGAGGTATAGTGGCTTTTTGGATAGGAGTTAAATCCTTCCATTTCAGGCGATTGACTATAAATCTCTGTAGCCTGGAATCCAATGTATTGAAAACATGGGTTATTTTACCACTCTTCTTCTATTTCTCTTTCTTCAAATAGCTTTAAAATGGAATCTTCTGAATTCAATTCGCCCGGATTTTGCTGAACAGTATCTAAAACGCTTAAAAAGGTCCTTACAAATTCTCTGGGGGTTGTTTTACCTCCAGTTAAAAGGGCATTATTTTCATGTATATCCACTATTTCATCAATGAGGGAATCAATTTTAGAAT is a window encoding:
- a CDS encoding MBL fold metallo-hydrolase; protein product: MYDETMPGLYMIRTGKPGCTSYLILGDKMNVLIDSGINQKFGILKKDLEKIGIKTNQLNMIINTHEHVDHFGANIYLQQKVSILTHRYAATKIISADDEVLLCRAHGHDPKGYHVHLWMENTNIIDLGNWFLKVLHTPGHTSGSICIYEPRKKVLISGDTVFAKGIISNISTSGSYSEYINSLARLNTMKIDLMLPGHGKISRNVEEDIEKAIDNAKKKHDEFLEHGK
- a CDS encoding P-II family nitrogen regulator, coding for MKEIIAIIRPEKLESVKTALEEIECHGLTVTEVKGRGRQLGITESYRGRDYRIDLLPKTRLEIIVKDEDAEKVIQTIVKTAKTGDIGDGKIFISPVEDVVRIRTGERGEGAV
- a CDS encoding ammonium transporter; the protein is MVTAEIFKDVTTIPNIVDGLTVIANASDVFFLVVFGALVFMMQWGFLMLESGQVRKKNVNNVMMKNVADWLIGGVSWLFVGYILTTSLDIGSFIEWWGRIFGTATFIENNGIELAGWFFGLVFAATAATIASGGVAERMKLKSYIIASAITTGLLYPLFVYLGPWGAEIIPFTDYAGSLNVHALGGFLALGLIIALGPRIGRFVNGKPIPMPGHSIPMAMSGAFILAVGWYGFNVGSSLALNEISGLVAATTTLSMAGGGLGALLASKKDVLFTPNGLVAGLVAICAGTNIVSPIGALIIGILAGIQVPLVFKLMEKWGIDDVCGVVSVHGTAGVLGAVLAGVFGMTALGGTGDVNLINQIIAVVVVIAYGLGFGLILGKVVGFFTGGIRVSEEEEKMGLDLAEHNLSAYPEEERT
- a CDS encoding DEAD/DEAH box helicase, with amino-acid sequence MDSRLQRFIVNRLKWKDLTPIQKATIPHFREQKDILVIAPTASGKTESVFIPIFDDILKNSLKPMSVLYVSPLKALINDMHQRIEFWSDQFDLSVMKWHGDVPSSNKASFIKKPADILLITPESLEVILMNKSNDTKNAIFKNLKYVIVDEIHYFADSDRGIQLNSIVNSRIKEYSNNNISKIGLSATVGNPETVLNWLTFNENAEIVTDKSERKFQYKVIYGDDPKIYQVISKYLDKKILFFVHSRKEAEKYHNLFKKHLKIKNIFIHHSSIHKDSREESEEKFKQFKNGLMISTSTLELGIDIGNIDIVLQKNPPSNVSSFLQKVGRSGRRSKVQRTIILCDDEKEVIKSLAEISLAGEKKLENIKIPEKPKDIYFHQILSTIFEYGRIKKKNLFFILKNSYVFSNIQKEEYKDFIKDLVEKEFIEEKGPYLSLGYNFEKEFGKRNFLEFYSVFWPSYEFTVQEGLRTIGSLDSFFVVNFLKEGSNFVLCGEVWAVDKIDHDKFRLKVKKTKKGNVPDWYTEGGVMDYLLTRKIYDVLLSNYDKEILKDFDEFSRDIVKKLENKAMKSGFKKGTMPVEFSLTESKVFIYTFAGHKVNALISSIFKIYHDIYFIRDTPYYTSFKFKKSLKMSDIEHIAINIKDILGEKELEKFMLDKTEKFVKNKFIKYLPEKDQAELKMQILFNKEDTIHLFENNSLKLISSSDFNKW